CTAATTCCTAGTATTAATTTTCCTGTAAAATCTCCTACTGCCGTCCATCTAGCTTCGTCTTTCGTTTGTCATTTGTCATTTGTCAAAACAATGAACAACGATCAACGAATATCGAATAACAAACACAAAAATTCGTTATATTTGTTAAAGTCAAGAAATAAAACATTATGGAAACTTTAATTATACAACCAGAGAGCAAGGAGCAATTGGCTGCCATTAAAGCTTTTCTTAAAGTATTGAACGTAAACTTTAAGGCTAACCATGTAAAACACCCAGCTAATCAATTCGACTTTTCTGATATTGCCGGAAAATTAGAGTGGGAAGGAGATGCTTTAAAAGAACAAAAGAAATTACGTTCTGAATGGGATTGAAGTTATTTTTGGATAACAATGCCATTATTTCTCTTCTAAAAAATGAAGATGATTTACTTGGGTTAGTGTCTAAATCATCCTCAGTTCATATTTCAGTCATCAGTGAACTTGAGTTTTTGTCTTTCTCGGGACTTACGACAAATGACATCAATTTATTCCGTAAATTTATTAAAAGAATCAGTGTTATAGATTTGAAGCAATCAGATCTTAAACTCATAAACAAAATTACTGAGGTAAGAAAAAATTATCATCTCAAACTTCCGGATGCTATCATTGTTGCATCTG
This genomic interval from Pseudopedobacter saltans DSM 12145 contains the following:
- a CDS encoding DUF2683 family protein: METLIIQPESKEQLAAIKAFLKVLNVNFKANHVKHPANQFDFSDIAGKLEWEGDALKEQKKLRSEWD
- a CDS encoding PIN domain-containing protein, which codes for MGLKLFLDNNAIISLLKNEDDLLGLVSKSSSVHISVISELEFLSFSGLTTNDINLFRKFIKRISVIDLKQSDLKLINKITEVRKNYHLKLPDAIIVASAIITNSTLISRDKELSKVKEVKLSDWK